One stretch of Microvirga lotononidis DNA includes these proteins:
- a CDS encoding YgaP family membrane protein: MTVERAILLTVGGLIIVTVLLAVTVNINWLWLTGLLGAHLVQASFTGMCPVVMMFKRMGLPSKPGFT, encoded by the coding sequence ATGACCGTAGAACGCGCGATCCTTCTCACTGTCGGCGGGCTCATCATCGTCACTGTGCTGCTCGCCGTTACCGTCAACATCAACTGGCTCTGGCTCACCGGGCTCCTCGGCGCCCATCTGGTTCAGGCGTCCTTCACGGGGATGTGCCCGGTCGTGATGATGTTCAAGCGCATGGGTCTTCCCAGCAAGCCGGGATTCACCTGA
- the istA gene encoding IS21 family transposase: MRQMRQVLRLHASQTSDREIGRIVGAARSTVRDAIQRAKAAGLAWPLPEDLTDAALEEKLFARAGTRVGTRRRPEPDWAHLVQELKRPGVSIAILHEEYRADHPDGYGYSRFCDLVRSFERRLTPTMRQHHVAGDKVFVDYSGKKLPIVDPLTGEIRQAEIFVAVLGASNLTYAEATWTQTLPDWIEAHVRMFRFQGGVTKLVVPDNLKSGVHKASFYDPEINRSYGKMAAHYAVGILPARPRRPKDKAKVEAGVRFAQSYILGRLRHRTFFSLQEANAAIAEAVERMNSVPMRRLGVSRRQLFETIEKPALAPLPAEDYVFAQWQFARVGLDYHIEVEGFFYSVPFGLIGQQVEVRVTQRTIEAFHKGGRVAAHARRYAGRAHGTQAEHMPSSHRRYAAWSPERFRSWAASIGPNTEGLIAAILSARRHPEQGFRTCIGVLQHMRGIPQERVEAVAAKALAIQALTYKSIVSLLDTYRERAPAADTPVLTHPNVRGPGYFH, encoded by the coding sequence ATGCGACAGATGCGGCAAGTGCTGCGGCTCCACGCCAGCCAAACCAGCGATCGCGAGATCGGCCGGATTGTCGGTGCGGCGCGCTCGACCGTGCGCGATGCCATCCAGCGGGCCAAGGCGGCCGGGCTGGCCTGGCCCCTGCCGGAGGACCTGACCGACGCGGCCCTGGAGGAGAAGCTGTTCGCCCGGGCGGGCACCCGGGTCGGAACGCGCCGCCGGCCGGAGCCGGATTGGGCTCACCTGGTCCAGGAACTCAAGCGGCCCGGCGTCAGCATCGCCATCCTGCATGAGGAGTACCGGGCAGACCATCCGGACGGCTACGGCTATTCGCGTTTCTGCGACCTGGTCCGCTCCTTCGAGCGCCGCCTGACGCCGACCATGCGTCAGCATCACGTCGCCGGCGACAAGGTGTTCGTGGATTACTCGGGCAAGAAGCTGCCGATCGTCGATCCACTCACCGGCGAGATCCGCCAGGCCGAGATCTTCGTCGCGGTGCTCGGCGCCTCCAACCTGACCTATGCCGAAGCCACCTGGACCCAGACCCTGCCGGATTGGATCGAGGCGCATGTGCGCATGTTCCGGTTCCAGGGTGGCGTGACCAAGCTCGTCGTGCCGGACAACCTGAAGAGCGGCGTCCACAAGGCCTCGTTCTACGATCCCGAGATCAACCGCAGCTACGGCAAGATGGCGGCCCATTACGCGGTCGGCATTTTGCCAGCCCGACCGCGCCGGCCGAAGGACAAAGCCAAAGTCGAGGCCGGGGTGCGCTTCGCCCAATCCTACATTCTCGGTCGCCTGCGCCACCGCACCTTCTTCTCGCTCCAGGAGGCCAATGCCGCGATCGCCGAGGCCGTCGAGCGGATGAACAGCGTACCCATGCGCCGGCTCGGCGTCAGCCGGCGCCAGTTGTTCGAGACGATCGAGAAGCCGGCCCTCGCACCCCTGCCGGCCGAGGACTACGTCTTCGCGCAGTGGCAGTTCGCCCGGGTCGGGCTCGACTACCACATCGAGGTCGAGGGCTTCTTCTACTCGGTGCCATTTGGCCTCATCGGCCAGCAGGTCGAGGTGCGCGTCACCCAGCGCACGATCGAGGCCTTCCACAAAGGCGGACGCGTCGCGGCCCACGCGCGGCGTTATGCGGGACGGGCGCATGGCACGCAGGCCGAGCACATGCCGAGCTCGCATCGCCGCTATGCCGCCTGGTCGCCCGAGCGCTTCCGCTCCTGGGCGGCGTCGATCGGCCCCAACACCGAGGGGCTGATTGCCGCCATTCTGTCCGCCCGCCGCCATCCCGAGCAGGGCTTTCGCACCTGCATCGGGGTTTTGCAGCACATGCGCGGCATCCCGCAGGAGCGTGTCGAGGCGGTCGCGGCCAAAGCCCTGGCGATCCAGGCGCTGACCTACAAGAGCATCGTGTCGCTTCTCGACACCTACCGCGAGCGCGCTCCCGCCGCCGATACGCCCGTTCTCACCCACCCCAATGTCCGCGGACCGGGGTATTTCCACTGA
- a CDS encoding EAL domain-containing protein, whose product MKSGCQGCRSSEPLPFDFTMAFHPIVDLDREIVWGYEALVRGTEGQSAWQILSQVDEARQYKFDQACRVKAIELAGRLFPKTEETRLSINFMPNAVYEPSACIRTSLETARRVGFDTRRIMFEFTENERMADTKHVARIIAEYKRLGFITAIDDFGAGHAGLNLLANFQTDVIKVDMEIVRGIPDSSARQAIVAGILVMARALGITVIAEGIETEAELATLRNAGISLFQGFLFARPAVEDLPAVSLNP is encoded by the coding sequence ATGAAATCGGGCTGCCAGGGATGCCGGAGCAGCGAGCCGCTTCCCTTCGATTTCACCATGGCGTTCCACCCCATCGTGGATCTCGACCGGGAGATCGTCTGGGGCTACGAGGCGCTGGTTCGGGGAACGGAGGGGCAATCGGCATGGCAGATCCTGAGCCAGGTCGATGAGGCCCGGCAATACAAGTTCGATCAGGCCTGCCGGGTGAAGGCCATCGAGCTGGCGGGCCGCCTCTTCCCGAAAACCGAGGAGACGAGGCTTTCCATCAATTTCATGCCGAACGCGGTCTACGAGCCCTCCGCCTGCATCAGAACCTCCCTGGAAACCGCCCGCCGCGTGGGCTTCGACACCCGGCGGATCATGTTCGAGTTCACGGAAAACGAACGGATGGCGGACACGAAGCACGTCGCCCGGATCATCGCGGAATACAAGCGCCTCGGTTTCATCACCGCCATCGACGATTTCGGCGCGGGCCATGCGGGGCTGAACCTCCTCGCCAACTTCCAGACCGACGTCATCAAGGTCGACATGGAAATCGTCCGCGGCATTCCGGATTCCTCCGCCCGCCAGGCCATTGTCGCCGGCATCCTGGTGATGGCGCGCGCCCTCGGCATCACGGTCATCGCCGAGGGCATCGAGACGGAGGCGGAGCTCGCCACACTCCGGAATGCGGGCATCAGCCTGTTCCAGGGCTTCCTCTTCGCCCGTCCTGCCGTCGAGGATCTACCGGCGGTTTCGCTCAACCCGTGA
- a CDS encoding endonuclease/exonuclease/phosphatase family protein produces the protein MKHSEKQGPTLRILTYNVHRWLGTDRKISPQRIADVIASCNPDIVALQEVRVGRVRAGEIDQAAAVASRLGMDLHFQPTIRILGEQYGIAVLTRHASKIVQSGRLPTQSTRPSFEKRSALWVSVEIDGQTVQVVNAHLSLRSGERRTQAAALIGPDWIGHPDCRDPAILLGDFNAPPYSRSYRLIANRMQDAQLSNSFGEPQPTFHTRAPVLRLDHVFVTKSIEVVDAGPVRNPMTRVASDHFPLLAELRVRKRLGTATSRRAHEGELL, from the coding sequence TTGAAGCATAGCGAAAAACAGGGACCAACCCTTCGGATCCTCACCTACAACGTCCATCGTTGGCTCGGCACGGACAGGAAGATTTCACCGCAGCGGATCGCGGACGTCATCGCATCCTGCAACCCGGATATCGTCGCCCTGCAGGAGGTCCGGGTCGGGCGCGTGCGGGCAGGAGAGATCGATCAGGCCGCCGCCGTGGCATCCAGGCTCGGCATGGATCTGCATTTCCAGCCAACGATCCGCATCCTGGGAGAGCAATACGGCATCGCCGTCCTGACCCGTCATGCGTCGAAAATCGTGCAGTCGGGCCGCCTCCCAACGCAGTCGACGCGACCCTCCTTCGAGAAGCGCAGCGCTCTCTGGGTATCCGTCGAGATCGACGGCCAGACGGTCCAGGTGGTCAACGCCCATCTCTCGTTGCGGTCCGGGGAGCGGCGGACCCAGGCGGCTGCCCTGATCGGCCCCGACTGGATCGGGCATCCGGATTGTAGGGATCCGGCGATCCTGCTGGGCGACTTCAACGCCCCGCCTTACTCGCGTTCCTACCGGCTGATCGCGAACAGGATGCAGGACGCTCAGTTGTCCAACTCCTTCGGGGAGCCCCAACCGACATTCCACACGCGGGCGCCCGTCCTGCGCCTCGACCACGTCTTCGTGACGAAATCCATCGAGGTGGTCGATGCCGGTCCCGTTCGGAATCCCATGACCCGCGTGGCATCGGACCACTTTCCGCTGTTGGCGGAGCTCCGGGTGCGCAAGCGACTCGGAACCGCCACGTCGCGCCGGGCGCACGAGGGAGAGCTCCTCTAG
- a CDS encoding heavy metal translocating P-type ATPase, whose product MTAGRPAPIDSIDIPVQGMSCASCVGRVEKAIRSVEGVTAANVNLATERAHVEFAPSGVDPSAVAEAIRRVGYEPSESTIDLKIDGMTCASCVSRVEKALKRVPGVIGASVNLATERASVRYLGTGNIVARLADAVEQTGYEAKPIQQEDGQADRERAAREAEIASLRQAVLVATILTLPVFVLEMGSHFIPAVHDWVMGTFGHRNSWYTQFALTTLVLFGPGLPFFRKGIPALLRGSPDMNSLVVLGTSAAYAYSVVATFLPGLLPEAMDNVYYEAAAVIVALILIGRFLEAKAKGRTSEAIKRLMGLQAKTARVVRDGETLEVPLDQVLAGDLVQVRPGEKIPVDGMVVEGSSYVDESMITGEPVPVEKSDGTEVVGGTINRTGSFTFRATRIGADTVLAQIIRMVEQAQGSKLPIQALVDRVTAWFVPAVMAAAALTFLVWLFFGPEPALTFALVNAVAVLIIACPCAMGLATPTSIMVGTGRAAELGVLFRQGEALQSLKEVGVVALDKTGTLTQGRPELTDFVTAPGFSEAEALGLVASIESRSEHPIAQAIVAAAERRGLALSSPDAFEAVPGFGVSALVRGRKVDVGADRFMARLGLPVSGFADIAARLGTEGKSPLYAAIDGRLAAVVAVADPVKPSTPEAIAALHALGLKVAMITGDNRRTAEAIAKRIGIDEVVAEVLPDSKVEVVKRLRQAHGPIAFVGDGINDAPALAEADIGIAIGTGTDIAIESADVVLMSGDVRGVVNAIALSKATIRNIRQNLFWAFAYNVLLIPVAAGVLYPVDGTLLSPIFAAGAMALSSVFVLGNALRLRGFEAPIAPAQSASHIQTVEGVA is encoded by the coding sequence ATGACCGCCGGCAGACCCGCCCCTATCGACAGCATCGACATCCCCGTCCAGGGGATGAGCTGCGCCTCCTGCGTGGGGCGCGTGGAAAAGGCGATTCGCTCTGTGGAGGGCGTTACGGCCGCGAACGTCAATCTAGCGACGGAACGGGCGCATGTGGAATTTGCCCCTTCGGGGGTCGACCCTTCTGCCGTCGCGGAGGCAATCAGGAGGGTGGGCTATGAGCCGTCCGAGAGCACGATCGACTTGAAGATCGACGGCATGACCTGCGCCTCCTGCGTCAGCCGGGTCGAGAAGGCGCTCAAGCGCGTTCCCGGCGTGATCGGAGCTTCCGTGAATCTCGCCACCGAGCGGGCCTCGGTCCGCTATCTCGGCACCGGGAACATCGTGGCCCGCCTGGCCGACGCGGTCGAGCAGACGGGTTACGAGGCCAAGCCGATCCAGCAGGAAGACGGGCAGGCAGACCGGGAGCGGGCAGCCCGGGAGGCGGAAATCGCCAGCCTCCGGCAGGCCGTGCTGGTCGCGACGATCCTGACCCTGCCGGTCTTCGTCCTTGAGATGGGATCCCACTTCATCCCCGCCGTCCATGACTGGGTCATGGGAACCTTCGGGCATCGCAACAGCTGGTACACCCAGTTCGCCCTGACCACCCTGGTTCTGTTCGGGCCCGGGTTGCCCTTCTTCCGCAAGGGCATTCCCGCCCTCCTGCGTGGATCGCCCGACATGAACTCGCTGGTCGTTCTCGGCACCAGTGCGGCTTATGCCTATTCTGTCGTGGCGACATTCCTGCCCGGCCTTCTGCCCGAGGCGATGGACAACGTCTATTACGAAGCCGCGGCCGTGATCGTCGCCCTGATCCTGATCGGGCGGTTTCTCGAGGCGAAGGCCAAGGGCCGGACGTCGGAAGCGATCAAGCGTCTCATGGGGCTGCAGGCCAAGACCGCCCGCGTGGTGCGCGACGGAGAAACCCTAGAGGTACCCCTCGATCAGGTCCTGGCGGGCGATCTCGTCCAGGTCCGCCCCGGCGAGAAGATCCCGGTCGATGGCATGGTTGTGGAAGGATCTTCCTACGTGGATGAATCCATGATTACCGGAGAGCCTGTTCCCGTCGAGAAATCGGATGGCACGGAAGTGGTCGGCGGTACCATCAACCGGACCGGCAGCTTCACGTTCCGCGCGACCCGCATCGGCGCCGACACGGTCCTGGCCCAGATCATCCGCATGGTCGAGCAGGCCCAAGGGTCGAAGCTCCCGATCCAGGCCCTCGTCGACCGGGTGACCGCCTGGTTCGTACCCGCCGTCATGGCGGCGGCCGCCCTCACCTTCCTGGTCTGGCTCTTCTTCGGTCCCGAACCGGCCTTGACCTTCGCCCTGGTGAATGCGGTCGCCGTGCTGATCATCGCCTGCCCCTGCGCCATGGGCCTGGCGACCCCGACGTCCATCATGGTCGGCACCGGCCGGGCGGCGGAACTCGGGGTGCTGTTCCGCCAGGGCGAGGCCCTGCAGAGCCTCAAGGAGGTCGGCGTCGTCGCCCTGGACAAGACCGGCACCCTGACCCAGGGGCGCCCCGAACTCACCGACTTCGTGACGGCGCCCGGCTTTTCCGAAGCCGAGGCCCTGGGGCTGGTCGCCTCTATCGAGAGCCGCTCCGAGCATCCGATCGCGCAGGCCATCGTGGCGGCGGCAGAACGGCGGGGCCTCGCCCTGTCGTCTCCCGACGCCTTCGAGGCCGTGCCGGGCTTCGGCGTCTCGGCCCTGGTCCGAGGGCGGAAAGTGGATGTGGGGGCGGACCGTTTCATGGCGAGGCTCGGCCTCCCCGTGTCCGGTTTCGCCGACATCGCCGCCCGCCTGGGCACTGAGGGCAAGAGCCCGCTCTATGCGGCCATCGATGGCAGGCTCGCGGCCGTCGTGGCGGTGGCCGATCCGGTAAAACCCTCGACGCCGGAGGCCATCGCGGCTCTCCATGCGCTCGGGCTGAAGGTCGCCATGATCACCGGCGACAACCGCAGAACCGCCGAGGCTATCGCGAAGCGGATCGGGATCGACGAGGTCGTGGCCGAAGTCCTGCCCGACAGCAAGGTCGAGGTGGTGAAGCGTCTGCGTCAGGCGCACGGCCCCATCGCCTTCGTGGGCGACGGCATCAACGACGCGCCGGCCCTGGCCGAGGCCGATATCGGCATCGCCATCGGCACGGGCACGGACATCGCGATCGAGAGCGCCGACGTGGTGCTCATGTCGGGCGACGTGCGCGGCGTCGTGAACGCCATCGCGCTGTCGAAGGCGACCATCCGCAACATCCGGCAGAACCTGTTCTGGGCCTTCGCCTACAATGTGCTGCTGATCCCAGTCGCCGCCGGCGTGCTCTATCCGGTCGACGGCACCCTGCTCTCGCCGATCTTCGCGGCCGGCGCCATGGCGCTGTCGAGCGTGTTCGTCCTCGGCAACGCCCTGCGCCTGCGCGGCTTCGAGGCGCCCATCGCCCCGGCGCAATCGGCGTCTCACATTCAAACCGTCGAAGGTGTCGCATGA
- a CDS encoding homocysteine S-methyltransferase family protein gives MTRHRFAFPPSDDAIFLTDGGLETTLVFVEGLDLPCFAAFPLLRSVEGRGRLERYFEPYIRTAMERDVGFILDTPTWRANADWGAKLNVSPEDLIVMNGDAVRWALSLRDRLSDERDRILINGVVGPRGDGYRADAQMTVEEAQAYHAPQLEAFRDAGGDMVSAITMNYAEEAIGIARAAKALSMPVVISFTVETDGRLASGETLRSAIERTDRETGEATAYYMINCAHPTHFDDILSGREEWTRRIRGLRANASVKSHAELDESTELDPGDPVDLGRHYRRLRERMPQISVLGGCCGTDHRHIAAICEACMPPSGRSA, from the coding sequence ATGACCCGTCACCGATTTGCGTTTCCACCCTCCGACGATGCGATCTTCCTGACCGATGGCGGTCTCGAAACGACGCTCGTCTTCGTCGAAGGCCTGGATCTTCCCTGCTTCGCGGCCTTTCCGCTTCTGCGCAGCGTGGAGGGAAGGGGGCGGCTCGAACGGTATTTCGAGCCCTATATCCGCACCGCCATGGAGCGGGATGTCGGGTTCATCCTGGATACGCCTACGTGGCGGGCCAATGCCGATTGGGGCGCGAAGCTGAACGTCTCACCGGAAGACCTGATCGTGATGAACGGAGATGCGGTGCGCTGGGCCCTCTCGCTTCGCGACCGGCTCTCCGATGAGCGGGATCGCATCCTGATCAACGGCGTCGTCGGCCCACGCGGGGACGGCTACAGGGCCGATGCGCAGATGACGGTCGAAGAGGCTCAGGCCTATCATGCGCCGCAGCTGGAAGCCTTTCGCGATGCGGGGGGCGACATGGTGAGCGCCATCACGATGAATTATGCGGAGGAGGCCATCGGAATCGCGCGCGCCGCCAAAGCTCTGAGCATGCCGGTGGTGATCTCGTTCACCGTCGAAACCGATGGCAGGCTCGCTTCCGGCGAGACGCTTCGATCCGCCATCGAACGGACGGATCGGGAGACGGGCGAGGCCACTGCCTATTACATGATCAACTGCGCGCACCCGACCCACTTCGACGACATCCTGTCGGGCAGGGAAGAATGGACCCGGCGCATCCGGGGGCTCCGCGCCAATGCCTCGGTCAAAAGTCACGCGGAACTCGATGAATCCACCGAGCTCGACCCGGGCGATCCGGTCGATCTCGGTCGGCATTACCGAAGGCTGCGCGAGCGCATGCCCCAGATCTCCGTGCTCGGGGGCTGCTGCGGCACCGATCATCGTCACATCGCGGCGATCTGCGAGGCCTGCATGCCACCGTCAGGCAGATCGGCGTGA
- the cueR gene encoding Cu(I)-responsive transcriptional regulator, whose amino-acid sequence MNIGQAAAASGVSSKMIRYYESIGLIPKTVRTESGYRVYSDQDVHTLRFIRRSRDLGFSVEQIADLVSLWQDRERASKDVKAIALEHVGVLERKIRELQEMASTLKHLARNCHGDARPHCPIIEELASDDPAPAPAKPDAKFGALGKVAAR is encoded by the coding sequence ATGAATATCGGACAGGCAGCCGCGGCTTCGGGCGTATCGTCCAAGATGATCCGCTATTACGAATCCATCGGGTTGATCCCCAAGACTGTGCGCACGGAATCAGGCTACCGGGTGTATTCGGACCAAGACGTACACACCCTGCGCTTCATTCGCCGCTCGCGGGACCTCGGCTTCTCCGTCGAGCAGATAGCCGATCTCGTGTCGCTTTGGCAGGACCGCGAGCGCGCGAGCAAGGACGTGAAGGCCATCGCCCTCGAACATGTGGGTGTGCTCGAGCGCAAGATCCGCGAGTTGCAGGAGATGGCATCGACCCTGAAGCATCTCGCCCGGAATTGCCACGGCGATGCGCGTCCCCATTGCCCGATCATCGAAGAGCTGGCGAGCGACGACCCGGCGCCCGCTCCGGCGAAGCCGGATGCGAAGTTCGGCGCCTTGGGGAAAGTGGCGGCGCGGTAA
- the gstA gene encoding glutathione transferase GstA, with the protein MKLYYSPGASSLAPRIIAFEAGLNIEYDKVDLKTQTTASGRSFSRINPKGDVPALALPSGEILAEVPVILEYLADQAPSAQLLPNLGSWERYQVKEWLDFTGSELHKGFDPLWEAPQLPKARELAVCHLRKRIAYVDQCLRGQLYLTGQRFTVADAYCYTILSWARFHRIDLTGHGMVLEYMRRITDRPMVRRALQSEGLPIAA; encoded by the coding sequence ATGAAGCTGTACTATTCTCCCGGGGCCAGTTCGCTCGCGCCGCGCATCATCGCATTCGAGGCCGGCCTGAATATCGAGTACGACAAGGTCGATCTGAAAACGCAGACCACGGCGTCCGGACGAAGCTTCAGCCGGATCAATCCGAAAGGCGATGTTCCTGCCCTTGCGTTACCGAGTGGAGAGATTCTGGCCGAGGTTCCAGTCATCCTCGAATATCTCGCGGACCAGGCTCCATCCGCTCAGCTTCTGCCGAACCTTGGCTCCTGGGAGCGCTACCAAGTCAAGGAATGGCTCGATTTCACGGGTTCCGAGCTCCACAAGGGGTTCGATCCGCTCTGGGAGGCTCCCCAGTTGCCGAAAGCCAGGGAACTGGCCGTCTGTCACCTTCGGAAGCGCATTGCCTACGTGGATCAGTGCCTACGAGGGCAGCTCTACCTGACCGGCCAGCGGTTCACCGTGGCCGATGCCTACTGCTACACCATTCTCAGCTGGGCCCGCTTCCACAGAATCGACCTGACCGGCCATGGGATGGTTCTGGAGTACATGCGGCGGATCACCGATCGCCCGATGGTCAGACGGGCCTTGCAGTCGGAAGGCCTGCCGATCGCCGCCTGA
- a CDS encoding L,D-transpeptidase, with translation MFAALASRPSPLKNATRFLAVILPMALAACVSTQGPVQQAIRRIDPAYVAMYGPRPDEPHPLPATDISEVDPRFLRREVAYYGREEPGTIVVDTESRYLYLVREGGRAIRYGIGVGKEGLAWSGRARIGRKATWPRWTPTAAMIRREPERNARWAGGMEGGLNNPLGARALYLYNNGVDTMYRLHGTTEPWSIGQSVSSGCIRLFNQDIIDLYSRVPVGSPVVVLRGQRLFDVEDETRVSSAY, from the coding sequence ATGTTTGCTGCCCTGGCTTCGCGCCCGTCACCGTTGAAAAATGCAACCCGCTTCCTTGCGGTAATTCTTCCGATGGCCTTGGCGGCCTGTGTTTCCACGCAAGGCCCCGTGCAGCAAGCCATCCGCCGAATCGATCCTGCCTACGTGGCCATGTACGGGCCGCGCCCGGACGAGCCGCATCCGCTGCCCGCCACCGACATTTCCGAAGTCGATCCGCGCTTCCTGCGCCGTGAGGTCGCCTATTACGGACGCGAGGAGCCGGGCACCATCGTGGTCGACACGGAATCCCGCTATCTCTACCTCGTGCGCGAGGGCGGCCGCGCGATCCGCTATGGCATCGGCGTCGGCAAGGAGGGACTCGCCTGGAGCGGTCGCGCTCGGATCGGCCGCAAGGCCACCTGGCCGCGCTGGACGCCCACCGCCGCCATGATCCGCCGAGAGCCGGAGCGCAACGCTCGCTGGGCCGGCGGCATGGAAGGCGGATTGAACAACCCGCTCGGCGCGCGCGCTCTGTATCTCTACAACAACGGTGTCGATACCATGTACCGGCTCCACGGCACCACCGAGCCGTGGTCCATCGGCCAGTCCGTGTCGAGCGGCTGCATCCGCCTGTTCAACCAGGACATCATCGACCTCTACAGCCGCGTGCCCGTGGGCTCGCCGGTGGTGGTGCTGCGCGGCCAGCGCCTGTTCGATGTGGAGGATGAAACGCGGGTTTCGTCGGCCTACTGA
- the istB gene encoding IS21-like element helper ATPase IstB, whose amino-acid sequence MLIHPTLDQLHALGLHGMAKGFKALSATPEADALGHAEWLGLILDHEVTTRQQKRCETRAKTAKLRHPASVEDVDFRAARGLDRALFLKLATCDWIRERRNLLITGPCGVGKSWLACALGHRACREDLSVLYHRVPRLFAALDLARSDGRYSRLLRSLARAKLLILDDWGPEALTGEQQRDLLEIVEDRYDAGSLLITSQVPVENWYAMIGSVPTLADAILDRVVHNAYRINLTGESLRKTRHTPADA is encoded by the coding sequence ATGTTGATCCATCCCACCCTCGACCAGCTTCACGCGCTGGGCCTGCACGGCATGGCCAAAGGCTTCAAGGCGCTCAGCGCCACTCCCGAGGCTGACGCGCTCGGCCATGCCGAATGGCTCGGCCTGATCCTCGATCATGAAGTGACGACGCGGCAGCAGAAGCGCTGCGAGACCCGGGCCAAAACGGCCAAACTGCGCCATCCCGCCAGCGTCGAGGATGTTGACTTCCGGGCCGCACGCGGCCTCGACCGGGCGCTGTTTCTCAAGCTGGCCACCTGCGACTGGATCCGCGAGCGGCGCAATCTGTTGATCACCGGCCCGTGCGGGGTCGGGAAGAGCTGGCTCGCCTGCGCCCTGGGACACCGGGCCTGCCGGGAGGACCTGTCGGTGCTCTACCATCGTGTGCCACGGCTGTTTGCGGCGCTCGATCTCGCCCGCAGCGATGGCCGCTACTCTCGCCTGTTACGCAGTCTTGCCCGGGCCAAGCTGCTGATCCTCGACGACTGGGGTCCTGAGGCGCTCACCGGCGAGCAGCAGCGCGATCTGCTGGAAATCGTCGAGGACCGCTACGATGCCGGTTCGCTGCTGATCACGAGCCAGGTGCCGGTCGAGAACTGGTACGCGATGATCGGCAGCGTTCCGACGCTGGCGGACGCCATCCTCGATCGGGTCGTGCACAACGCCTACCGGATTAATCTGACCGGCGAGAGCCTGCGCAAGACCCGCCACACGCCAGCCGACGCTTGA
- a CDS encoding DUF1622 domain-containing protein, whose translation MIVLGILGSSIAALWQILHGRSGSDAFTLYRSNVGRAILLGLEFLVAADIINTVAIEPTIQSLLILGGIVLIRTFLSFSLEVEIEGRWPWERHKDEVEPSRRSA comes from the coding sequence ATCATCGTCCTCGGCATTCTCGGATCGAGCATCGCCGCGCTCTGGCAGATCCTGCACGGTCGTTCCGGTTCGGACGCGTTTACCCTCTACCGCTCCAATGTGGGCCGCGCGATCCTGCTCGGCCTCGAATTCCTCGTCGCCGCCGACATCATCAACACGGTCGCCATCGAGCCGACGATTCAAAGCCTTCTGATCCTCGGCGGCATCGTCCTCATCCGGACATTCCTCAGCTTCTCGCTCGAAGTCGAGATCGAAGGCCGCTGGCCCTGGGAACGGCACAAAGACGAAGTCGAACCATCACGCCGATCTGCCTGA
- a CDS encoding tyrosine phosphatase family protein — protein sequence MPTMPIRMLTICGISELPDQRDRSVTHVLSILDPEHPDPEAFGAYARHHRTILRFHDIINPIPGMILPTSRDVESILRFGDDVMNERDDGVEGHLLVHCHMGVSRSTAAMLTLLAQTNPDESEDELFSRLVEIRPQAWPNSLMVDFADSLLGREGRLTDALCRHYGRQIRRMPNYAQVMHDLGRGREVEMAA from the coding sequence ATGCCCACCATGCCGATACGGATGCTCACGATCTGCGGCATCTCCGAACTGCCGGACCAGCGCGACAGGTCCGTGACCCACGTGCTCTCGATCCTCGATCCCGAGCACCCCGATCCCGAGGCCTTCGGGGCGTATGCGCGGCATCACAGAACGATCCTGCGTTTCCACGACATCATCAACCCGATCCCGGGCATGATCCTTCCGACGTCACGGGACGTGGAATCCATTCTCCGCTTCGGAGACGATGTGATGAACGAGAGGGACGACGGCGTCGAGGGGCATCTGCTCGTCCATTGCCACATGGGCGTCTCGCGCTCGACCGCCGCGATGCTGACGCTCTTGGCTCAGACCAACCCGGACGAGAGCGAGGACGAATTGTTCTCACGCCTGGTGGAGATCCGGCCCCAGGCGTGGCCGAATTCCCTCATGGTCGACTTCGCCGATAGCCTCCTGGGGCGCGAAGGACGGCTCACCGATGCGCTGTGCCGTCACTACGGCCGCCAGATCCGCCGCATGCCCAACTACGCGCAGGTGATGCACGATCTCGGGCGCGGCCGCGAGGTCGAGATGGCGGCTTGA